A stretch of the Hydra vulgaris chromosome 09, alternate assembly HydraT2T_AEP genome encodes the following:
- the LOC136085353 gene encoding uncharacterized protein LOC136085353, whose product MEVMMKNIEKLISTKLDEQKKGILTETAILLKNQEKIFTDILSANLKIITDRLDKLENEFNKNKSKFAIVEKDISGLKENIEIGNLKNKFNYLEKRSRQNNLRIDGLTELPTETWNDRANELKNIFINKLGISEEIIVERAYRIGKIKEDKSPRTMIVKLLDFQNKNKILTSAKKLKGTGIFINEDFSNETMEIRKKLWEEVKRLRKEGKYAIIKYDKIFVREFRK is encoded by the exons ATGGAAGTTATGatgaaaaatatagaaaaactaaTAAGCACCAAACTTGATGAgcaaaaaaaaggcattttaacTGAAACtgctatacttttaaaaaatcaggaAAAGATATTTACCGATATTTTAAGTGcgaacttaaaaataataaccgATCGACTTGACAAACTTGAAAACgagtttaataaaaacaaatcgaAATTTGCAATTGTTGAAAAAGACATCAGTGGTTTAAAGGAAA ACATCGAAATtggcaatttaaaaaacaaatttaattacttgGAAAAACGTTCACGACAGAATAACCTAAGAATTGATGGATTAACTGAGCTGCCCACTGAAACTTGGAATGATCGTGCAAATgagcttaaaaatatatttataaacaagcTGGGAATCTCCGAGGAAATAATAGTTGAAAGAGCTTATCGTATCGGGaaaataaaagaagataaatcTCCACGAACCATGattgttaaattattagactttcaaaataaaaataaaatattaacatcaGCAAAAAAACTCAAGGGAACGGGTATTTTCATTAACGAAGACTTCTCGAATGAAACAATGGAGATTAGGAAAAAGCTTTGGGAAGAAGTCAAACGGCTACGCAAAGAAGGTAAATACGCTATtatcaaatatgataaaatatttgtcaGAGAATTTCGTAAATAG